A window of [Clostridium] innocuum genomic DNA:
GTTACAATCAAGTGAATCTCTTGAAGAAGATGCTGCATGCATTAAATGATTCGGCATTACAAAAAAGAGCGGTGCAGATAAGGAGTATGAAGCTGCATGAGGTACGGCACTATTTGATCGATCGCTGTCTCGACCTCGGAAAACTGGAACAGGCCGCTCATCAGTATGCAGCAGAAGTTATCGGGCTGCAGGAGCAGGATATAACCGAGATGGCAGAGGAGCTCTATGAAGAAGCACCGACGATAAGACTATGAAGGAGGGCTTATGAACGAGATGATACATATAACACCTGTTTCGATCATCGCATTCATCGTGATCGGGATATGTGTAATGGCCATGGCATGGATATCCGGAAGTTCGCGAAAACTGGATAGGTTCAAAGCAAAGGAAGTAGGAGATGGACAGCACGGGAACGATCGATTCATGACAGAACGGGAAGCCAAGGATTTCTATACAGTGATACGATTACCGGAAGAGATCGAGGATCATAGCGGGGAGTATCCGGAAGGGCGGATCATACACTATGATGAGACGACGAGAGAGGCTTACATCGACACGACGAATACACATGCCAGGATCGTCGCACCGACAGAATCCGGAAAGAGTACAGAATATGTCATCCCGAACGTACAATACAATATCATGGCCGGGACCAGCATGATCATCCCGGATACGAAGAAGGAGATCTATGAGAAGACAGCGCAGGATGCCAGGAACTGTGGATTCGAGACATACGTTATAGATTTTCAGGATCCGGAGCTTTCTGTACAGATCGATCTATTTGAGGATATCAATGAATATATGGATCACCATCTAACGCACGGAGACATCAAATCGAAGGCTGCCTGCGAAGACGCTGCAGGAGCGCTCGCTATGGATATCGTATATTCCCGTGATCGTGGAAATAATGAGAATCCCTTCTTCGCTCAAGCGAGCAAGGGCGTGATCCATAGCCTGATTCTATTACTCTCTATGTTTGCAGAACCGAAGTATAAGCATCTGGGAAGCATCAACAATATCCTTCATGGCATGCTGGAAGCGCCGAAGGACAAGAGCGATAAGACGCCGATGATCCTGAAGATCATGCGGAAGCTGCCGGACGATTTCGGCGCAAAGAAATATCTGGGAGCTGCATTTGCGGCCGCTGAAGAAACGGAGACCAATATCTATTCCTCGGTCCTGGGAGATCTGGAGCCTTACATCAATGCATTGGCCGAGCAGATCATCGCGAAGCCCGCTCATGCGGGGAAGAAATTCTCGTATCGCGATCTATTGGATAAGAAGAGTATATTATATATCGTCATCCCGGAGCATAAGCCGCAGTTCCGCTCTTATGCGTCGATCATCATCCGAAAGCTATATAATCAGCTCACGGAATATGCGAATACATTACCGGGGAAAAAGCTGCCGAGAAGGATCTTGTTGGAATGGGAAGAGTTCGCCTTGTATCCTAAGGTCAACGAAGTGGAGGATTGGCTGGCCATCATGCGTGGCAGAGGGATCATCGGTGATTTCATCTACCAGTCAGACCATCAGCTGAAGAACAAATACGGAGAAGATATCATGAAGATCATGATGGATCAATGCGCAGTATCGATCTACCTGGCACTATCTCAGGAGGATACGGATACAGCAGAGCGTCTATCGAAGGCGATCGGAACGAAGACGATAAAGACCGGCTCTATCAGTGTCAGCCACGATTCTGGCAAGAGTGGCTCCCTGTTCGGGAGTACGAGTCATTCCGAGACCGAGCAAATGATGGAACAGGCGCTGATGAGGGTGCCGGAGCTGCTGCATATGGATCAAGCCGGCATGAAACTGCTCCTACGACGGAATCAATATCCATTCAAGACACATCTGTGCAGATACTATCTTCCGGAATGGGGACTGTGGCCGGCAGAAAGCAAGGGAGAAGAGACGATCAATGAAATGAGCGGGATCGATTATATGACATACGATCACCTCATGTATGCGATCGATGAGCACATGGAACGTCACGCTCCGATCGTTTCTGTAAAAGAGACGGAGCTGGAGGACAGAAAAGAGCGAGAGCTTGAGGGACTTGAGCTCGTGGCAGATCAGCTGTACAAGCTGACCGGAGACCGCCGGTGTGCGGAGCTCGTACTGGAAAAAAGCTATGGCGAGCTGATCGTCTATATGGACAGATATAAGAAGATCATCAGTAAATATGAGCTCCAGCAGCTGCTGGAACCATACGCGGAATGAGGAGAGATACGAATATGTTAATGATGCAATATGTACATGAGCGGATGCTGGAATTGGTGAGAAAGAGCTATCCGGAGGATTATGAAAGATATCGCCATTTCTATATCCGATTCGAATTCAAGGAAAAGAAGAGCAGCTACTCGAAATATATCTTCGAGAAGAGGATCCTGCAGATAACTACCTTATCCAGAGAGCCGGCAGATATCCTGCTCTCTTTGATCCTGGAGCTGGCACATCATATCGATATCATCCGGCGGAAAGAGACGCATGATGACCGGACATATCTGCTTATCGTCCGGAAATTATTAGATACAGCATTGAAGCAGAATATGATCCTACCCTCGGAGCTGTACCGTACAGGCATCCGGGGACTGAAGGATCGGTTGCAAGAGAATTTCGGTTCCTTTCAAAGCTGGAGATGTGAGCCGAGACAGGAAAGTGAGCATGTATATATCTTGGTTTTCGATGCTTATATGATCAAGAATCTATTGAAGGCGAACAGCTATCGGTATGATCCGGATCAGCAAGCCTGGAGCAAGTATATAAAGGCAGAAGAATACGATGACGAACTGTATTTTCTGAGCCAATATCAGAATCGAGCAGACTTCAGGATCATCAAGGACAATACGTTCTACATACGACCATGT
This region includes:
- a CDS encoding type IV secretory system conjugative DNA transfer family protein, coding for MNEMIHITPVSIIAFIVIGICVMAMAWISGSSRKLDRFKAKEVGDGQHGNDRFMTEREAKDFYTVIRLPEEIEDHSGEYPEGRIIHYDETTREAYIDTTNTHARIVAPTESGKSTEYVIPNVQYNIMAGTSMIIPDTKKEIYEKTAQDARNCGFETYVIDFQDPELSVQIDLFEDINEYMDHHLTHGDIKSKAACEDAAGALAMDIVYSRDRGNNENPFFAQASKGVIHSLILLLSMFAEPKYKHLGSINNILHGMLEAPKDKSDKTPMILKIMRKLPDDFGAKKYLGAAFAAAEETETNIYSSVLGDLEPYINALAEQIIAKPAHAGKKFSYRDLLDKKSILYIVIPEHKPQFRSYASIIIRKLYNQLTEYANTLPGKKLPRRILLEWEEFALYPKVNEVEDWLAIMRGRGIIGDFIYQSDHQLKNKYGEDIMKIMMDQCAVSIYLALSQEDTDTAERLSKAIGTKTIKTGSISVSHDSGKSGSLFGSTSHSETEQMMEQALMRVPELLHMDQAGMKLLLRRNQYPFKTHLCRYYLPEWGLWPAESKGEETINEMSGIDYMTYDHLMYAIDEHMERHAPIVSVKETELEDRKERELEGLELVADQLYKLTGDRRCAELVLEKSYGELIVYMDRYKKIISKYELQQLLEPYAE